In a genomic window of Curtobacterium sp. MCBD17_035:
- a CDS encoding helix-turn-helix domain-containing protein, translated as MDEHEQADRTPRAEHRPDISDPAVLDALAHPVRLDVLAYLMSAGPATASECARAVGDSPSNCSYHLRVLAAHGLVEPAHATDGRTRPWRATITGFTNDDTDPADRVGLDAMLAAALQLDHQLAREHLRTRDTLPEVWRSADVHAQYGLRITPDELADVVARIDAIVRPYIAPIRDVAPADAAHVHVTLTAFPRPGFDPAAARSGPAA; from the coding sequence GTGGACGAGCACGAGCAGGCCGACCGGACCCCGAGGGCGGAACACCGCCCGGACATCAGCGACCCCGCCGTCCTCGACGCACTCGCTCACCCCGTGCGCCTCGACGTCCTCGCCTACCTCATGTCCGCCGGACCCGCGACCGCCTCGGAGTGCGCTCGTGCGGTCGGGGACTCGCCCTCGAACTGCAGCTACCACCTCCGCGTCCTCGCCGCGCACGGACTCGTCGAGCCTGCGCACGCCACCGACGGCCGGACACGCCCCTGGCGCGCGACGATCACCGGGTTCACGAACGACGACACCGATCCCGCCGACCGTGTCGGCCTCGACGCGATGCTCGCCGCGGCGCTCCAGCTCGACCACCAGCTGGCGCGCGAGCACCTCCGCACTCGGGACACGCTCCCCGAGGTCTGGCGCTCGGCGGACGTGCACGCCCAGTACGGACTCCGGATCACCCCCGACGAACTCGCCGACGTCGTCGCCAGGATCGACGCGATCGTGCGCCCGTACATCGCGCCGATCCGCGACGTCGCGCCCGCCGACGCCGCACACGTCCACGTGACACTCACCGCCTTCCCGCGGCCCGGCTTCGACCCAGCCGCCGCACGGTCCGGCCCCGCCGCATGA
- a CDS encoding MFS transporter, producing MTTRTAPRPGGPAPGRLAGSALAVPAFRRLWTAGVVSDGGDWLLFVALPLVVLRLSGSALTTSVAFLLELLPPILLAPVVPRILARTDPRRLMVTVNVVQACGLVPLLLVGGKGLPAGTALTVVCAVIVLQAVCSAVFEPAKNTLLPTLVGPDRVVSANALVGLNQDVGRLVGGPLGGVLLVVGDLPLVAGVDLATYVVSAVVLAGLPRPGPAVATTDHAVRAAGAAGAAEAAGAAEAAGAAEAAGAAEAAGAAEAAGAAEAAGAAEAAGAAEAAGAAEAAGAAEAAGAAEAAVRVPTSSASRRRPQGLLRAFRDPATRGALAVVTTASIAQGMFVVLFVFFVRDRLGGSDADVGLLRGVQAVGAIGAGLVLAAIAGRVRVRRIALLGLVGFAGLTVVAWNASFATHALWLYVVLFALVGAPGVVMGSGLTSLLQLGASAAARPAVFAALGLGVAVGQGVGLLAAGALQAVVGTMPLLEVQAGVYVLAMALGFVTLPRGADVARRER from the coding sequence ATGACCACCCGCACCGCGCCCCGGCCGGGAGGCCCGGCACCAGGCCGCCTCGCGGGCTCCGCGCTCGCGGTCCCCGCGTTCCGACGTCTGTGGACCGCGGGCGTCGTGTCCGACGGCGGAGACTGGCTCCTGTTCGTCGCGCTGCCGCTCGTCGTCCTCCGGCTGAGCGGCTCGGCGCTGACGACGTCCGTCGCGTTCCTCCTCGAACTGCTCCCGCCGATCCTCCTGGCACCGGTGGTGCCGCGGATCCTCGCCCGGACCGACCCCCGGCGGCTGATGGTGACCGTGAACGTCGTCCAGGCCTGCGGGCTGGTGCCGCTGCTCCTGGTGGGTGGGAAGGGCCTGCCGGCCGGCACCGCGCTGACCGTCGTGTGCGCGGTGATCGTGCTGCAGGCGGTGTGCAGTGCGGTGTTCGAGCCCGCGAAGAACACCCTGCTCCCGACGCTCGTCGGTCCCGACCGCGTGGTGTCCGCCAACGCGCTCGTCGGGCTGAACCAGGACGTCGGTCGGCTGGTCGGCGGGCCGCTCGGCGGCGTGCTCCTCGTCGTCGGGGACCTGCCGCTCGTGGCGGGCGTGGACCTCGCCACGTACGTCGTGTCGGCCGTCGTGCTGGCGGGGCTCCCGCGACCCGGGCCGGCAGTGGCGACGACGGACCACGCCGTCCGCGCGGCAGGTGCGGCCGGCGCGGCGGAGGCGGCCGGCGCGGCGGAGGCGGCCGGTGCGGCGGAGGCGGCCGGCGCGGCGGAGGCGGCCGGCGCGGCGGAGGCGGCCGGCGCGGCGGAGGCGGCCGGTGCGGCGGAGGCGGCCGGTGCGGCGGAGGCGGCCGGTGCGGCGGAGGCGGCCGGTGCGGCGGAGGCGGCCGGTGCGGCGGAGGCGGCGGTCCGCGTCCCGACGTCGTCCGCGTCCCGGCGTCGTCCGCAGGGCCTCCTCCGCGCATTCCGCGACCCCGCCACGCGCGGCGCACTCGCCGTCGTCACGACCGCATCCATCGCCCAGGGGATGTTCGTCGTCCTCTTCGTGTTCTTCGTGCGCGACCGGCTCGGCGGCTCGGACGCCGACGTCGGCCTGCTCCGGGGTGTCCAGGCGGTCGGTGCGATCGGCGCGGGCCTCGTGCTCGCCGCGATCGCCGGTCGGGTCCGCGTCCGTCGGATCGCACTGCTCGGACTCGTCGGGTTCGCCGGACTCACCGTCGTCGCCTGGAACGCGTCGTTCGCGACGCACGCGCTCTGGCTGTACGTCGTGCTCTTCGCCCTGGTCGGTGCTCCGGGGGTCGTCATGGGGTCCGGGCTCACGAGCCTGCTGCAGCTGGGGGCGTCGGCCGCGGCACGGCCTGCCGTGTTCGCCGCGCTCGGTCTCGGCGTCGCGGTCGGGCAGGGCGTCGGCCTGCTCGCGGCTGGAGCGCTCCAGGCCGTCGTCGGCACGATGCCGTTGCTCGAGGTCCAGGCCGGCGTGTACGTGCTCGCGATGGCGCTCGGGTTCGTGACGCTCCCCCGTGGCGCCGACGTCGCCCGCAGGGAGCGTTGA
- a CDS encoding alpha/beta hydrolase, whose amino-acid sequence MPERSEYGDDPMQYGVFHVAEAPARGTVILIHGGFWRGTPDYFDGPAPLAEALVGRGWNVWRIEYRQLPNGGGWPGTLDDTAAAIEHLVVVAASLAVDPGPVLTVGHSAGGHLAVWALSRPDAVLPLEGAVSLAGALDLRLGEADRIGGGAVVDFLGGTSAAHPDRYAAADPATRVVPDLPVRIVHGDRDDVVPMNQSDAYVAAARAAGQDASVRVVPGDHMDVIDPAHPAFAALLAVLEEIRAAA is encoded by the coding sequence TACGGCGACGATCCCATGCAGTACGGCGTGTTCCACGTCGCCGAGGCCCCGGCACGCGGGACGGTCATCCTGATCCACGGCGGCTTCTGGCGGGGCACCCCGGACTACTTCGACGGACCCGCCCCGCTCGCCGAGGCGCTCGTGGGTCGGGGCTGGAACGTGTGGCGGATCGAGTACCGGCAGCTGCCGAACGGTGGCGGCTGGCCGGGCACGCTCGACGACACCGCGGCCGCGATCGAGCACCTCGTCGTCGTCGCCGCGTCACTGGCCGTCGACCCGGGACCGGTCCTGACGGTCGGCCACAGCGCGGGCGGTCACCTCGCGGTGTGGGCGCTGTCCCGCCCGGACGCCGTGCTGCCGCTCGAGGGCGCCGTCAGCCTGGCCGGTGCGCTCGACCTGCGGCTCGGCGAAGCGGACCGCATCGGCGGCGGCGCGGTGGTGGACTTCCTCGGCGGCACATCCGCGGCCCACCCCGACCGGTACGCGGCGGCCGACCCGGCGACGCGGGTCGTCCCGGACCTGCCGGTCCGCATCGTCCACGGCGACCGCGATGACGTCGTCCCCATGAACCAGTCCGACGCGTACGTCGCCGCGGCGCGAGCGGCCGGACAGGACGCCTCGGTCCGCGTGGTCCCCGGTGACCACATGGACGTCATCGACCCCGCGCACCCGGCCTTCGCCGCGCTGCTGGCGGTGCTCGAGGAGATCCGCGCGGCAGCCTGA